In one window of Rhodoglobus vestalii DNA:
- the manA gene encoding mannose-6-phosphate isomerase, class I → MFVGITNTPRDYAWGSAGEISALLGSEPTGKPEAELWLGAHGGSPSMIIDPTQVDGAQDLAELVARDGATILGDGVTHLPFLLKVLAAGAPLSLQAHPTPEQAAEGFARENAAGVQLTASNRNYKDASAKPELIVAVSDAFEALCGFRAMADTRASIERLAELDAASTNPQPALFTEWLAFARDDSDLRALFEWLISAERPVPELVERVTALAAAAGEEFALVRTLAGHYAGDPGVLIALMLNHVTLTKGQALFLPAGNIHAYLRGLGIELMASSDNVLRGGLTPKHVDVPELLSVLDFSASPVPYLTPKVLSDTATVFLPPVRDFQLLVVTGAGSATLLGAAIAICTAGSFTMRGQTASTSIHRGEASFVTASEGTISIDGSGTLYLATVQ, encoded by the coding sequence ATGTTTGTAGGCATCACTAATACCCCGCGCGATTATGCGTGGGGTTCTGCCGGAGAAATTTCGGCACTGCTGGGATCAGAACCGACCGGGAAACCCGAAGCGGAACTCTGGCTTGGCGCCCACGGCGGCTCCCCGAGCATGATTATCGATCCCACTCAGGTCGACGGCGCGCAGGACCTGGCCGAGCTAGTCGCCCGCGACGGCGCGACAATTCTCGGTGACGGCGTCACCCATCTTCCCTTCCTGCTCAAGGTGCTCGCCGCCGGGGCACCTCTCTCACTTCAGGCGCACCCAACCCCCGAACAGGCGGCCGAGGGTTTTGCGCGTGAGAACGCGGCAGGCGTGCAGCTGACGGCATCGAATCGCAACTACAAAGATGCCTCAGCCAAGCCAGAACTCATTGTTGCGGTGAGCGACGCGTTTGAGGCGCTGTGCGGTTTTCGGGCAATGGCCGACACCCGAGCATCCATTGAACGACTTGCCGAGTTGGATGCCGCAAGCACCAATCCACAGCCAGCACTGTTCACCGAGTGGTTGGCTTTCGCTCGCGACGACTCCGATCTGCGGGCACTGTTCGAATGGCTCATTTCGGCTGAGCGCCCTGTGCCAGAGCTTGTGGAACGAGTCACCGCGCTCGCGGCAGCGGCAGGAGAAGAGTTTGCGCTCGTGCGGACTCTTGCGGGACACTACGCGGGCGACCCCGGTGTGTTGATTGCACTCATGCTCAACCATGTGACGCTGACCAAGGGACAGGCGTTGTTCTTGCCGGCGGGCAACATCCATGCCTATCTGCGCGGTCTCGGTATTGAGTTGATGGCGTCGTCAGACAACGTTCTGCGCGGCGGTCTTACCCCTAAGCATGTGGATGTTCCCGAACTCTTGAGCGTCCTGGATTTCTCGGCGAGCCCGGTGCCATACCTGACACCCAAGGTGCTCAGCGACACTGCCACCGTCTTTCTGCCGCCCGTGCGCGATTTTCAGTTGCTCGTAGTTACCGGAGCGGGCTCAGCCACACTTCTTGGTGCAGCAATCGCTATCTGCACCGCTGGCTCGTTCACAATGCGCGGCCAAACGGCGTCGACGAGTATTCACAGAGGAGAGGCGAGCTTCGTGACCGCAAGTGAGGGCACGATCAGTATCGATGGCTCGGGAACGCTCTATTTGGCGACAGTCCAATAG